The stretch of DNA GGCCCACCGCTACGGTCGCCAAAGGATAGGTTTGTTGCAGGTCTTGCATGTGCTTTACAACTTCGGTCGCGTTCACTGCGGCAATACGCACAGTCAAATCTTTGGAAACAAAACGATGAACACGCTCTTTACTCATGACAAACTCCCGCACCTTGTGAAAAACTAGTACGCAAAGTAGCAGGGCCCCCCACTAATTTCAAGTACAAGAGAGCGCACCCCGATGAAGATCTACCTCTTTAGACACGCACAAAAAGCCATGGATTTCTCTGGTGATCCTGATTTGACGGCAGAGGGTCATGCCCAGGCGTCAAAACTTCTCGACAAGGTGCTCAAAAAAGAACTGCCTACGCCGACGGAGCTGTGGGTTTCACCTAAAAAGCGCACCCACAGTACGTTCCGCCCCCTGGCACAGCACTTCAATTTACCTTTGCAAAACACGAATGAACTTTTAGAACAGCAGGCTGAAGAAAATCTATCAGAGTTTCGCTCACGCATTGAAAAGCTGTTTGAGCGCGCGGCTGAAAATAAAAAAGCGGTGGTTTTTCTGTGTTCACATTATGACCTTGTCGTCGAAGCTCTGAACGTGGTTCCCAGTGATAAGGATTTTTCGGATTCGGAATATGCACACTGGAGCCCCTGTCAATACGCGGGCTTTGAAGTGCTGAATAACGGCGTTTATGAGTTTATTGAATTTAAGAGGGTGCATTTATGATTCAAAATATTTGGGCTGTGGGTCGCAACTATGCCGAGCATGCAAAAGAATTAGGGAATGCCGTTCCCACCGAACCTCTGGTTTTTCTAAAAGCCGGCAGCTGCGCCACTCTGGCCGCAAAAGAACTGCACTTGCCTTCCTGGAAAAATGAATTGCACTATGAAACGGAATTGGCTTTGCAATTTGACGACAACTTGCAAATTGATGCCGCCTGTATCGCCCTGGATCTGACCGATCGCGAAAAGCAAAATCAGTTAAAAGCGCAAGGACAACCCTGGACGCTGGCAAAAAGTTTCAAAGGGGCGTGCCCGCTTTCCGAGTTTTTTCCCGTTGCCGATCTCGAAGAGCTGAAAAACTTGGATATTATTTTGAAAGTGAATGGCGAACTTCGCCAAAAAGGCAACACCTCGCAAATGATCTTCGGCTTTGGCGAACTCCTGCAGTTTGTGCGCACCCACTTCCCCGTGATGCCCGGGGATTTACTTCTTACAGGGACGCCCCCAGGCGTGGGCGCCTTTAAAAAAGGTGATCTTTTAGAGGCCGAGATCTCTGGCAAGGCCAAACACTCGTGGAAAGTGGTTTAATTCGCTATAAATCCAAGGTGTCTTTCATTCTATGACGCCTTGGTCCAGCCCGTCTAAAACCTCCCGCCTTTGTTCCTGCAAACTACTTGAGTTTTTACTTCCATAGAGAGAATATGCGGCCCTCTCATTGAGGTAAAAATATGAACGACATCCAATCGCAAATCGTCGCCCGTGGCGAAGAGATTATGAAGCGTATGGAAGGCCAATCAAAGGCCTCCATTTTCTCAAAAGATTTCTGGTACGGCTCCATCATGGAATGGAGTATGAAAAATGAAAAATTTAAAACTAACATGTTCCGCTTTGTGGACGTGCTGCCTTCGATCAACTCCGGTGACGAAGTCGCTCGCCATCTGAAAGAATATTTCGCGGAGGACGGCGGAAAACTTCCTCCGGTGTTCAACGTCGGCTTGG from Bdellovibrio sp. ArHS encodes:
- a CDS encoding fumarylacetoacetate hydrolase family protein, with the protein product MIQNIWAVGRNYAEHAKELGNAVPTEPLVFLKAGSCATLAAKELHLPSWKNELHYETELALQFDDNLQIDAACIALDLTDREKQNQLKAQGQPWTLAKSFKGACPLSEFFPVADLEELKNLDIILKVNGELRQKGNTSQMIFGFGELLQFVRTHFPVMPGDLLLTGTPPGVGAFKKGDLLEAEISGKAKHSWKVV
- a CDS encoding phosphoglycerate mutase family protein, whose amino-acid sequence is MKIYLFRHAQKAMDFSGDPDLTAEGHAQASKLLDKVLKKELPTPTELWVSPKKRTHSTFRPLAQHFNLPLQNTNELLEQQAEENLSEFRSRIEKLFERAAENKKAVVFLCSHYDLVVEALNVVPSDKDFSDSEYAHWSPCQYAGFEVLNNGVYEFIEFKRVHL